One stretch of Pomacea canaliculata isolate SZHN2017 linkage group LG1, ASM307304v1, whole genome shotgun sequence DNA includes these proteins:
- the LOC112562572 gene encoding 39S ribosomal protein L12, mitochondrial-like yields the protein MMQAATSVIRSKVLASNYCRRLALKLQVHRTYMCNCVSTRLYGTVTDAILPPHAEGTERIYPPKIQKLVQDISELTLLEVADLNELLKKTLNIKDAPMMSVGSVAAPVKEVEEEEEAAPVNVKMTFTVKLTKFDDTKKVQLIKEIKSLLPNMNLVQAKKFVESAPQVVKADIPKDEAEKLKEALAAVGGEVEIE from the exons ATGATGCAGGCAGCAACGTCAGTGATACGATCTAAAGTGCTGGCTTCTAACTATTGCAGAAG GTTGGCACTAAAGCTTCAGGTGCACAGGACCTATATGTGTAACTGTGTGTCAACAAGACTTTATGGCACAGTAACTGATGCTATTCTCCCACCTCACGCTGAAGGAACAGAGAGAATATATCCACCCAAGATTCAGAAGCTAGTCCAAGACATAAGTGAGCTGACATTGTTAGAAGTTGCTGACCTGAATGAACTACTAAAG AAAACTCTAAACATTAAAGATGCACCCATGATGTCTGTGGGTTCAGTTGCTGCCCCAGTAAAG GAAgtggaagaagaggaagaagcagCCCCAGTGAATGTAAAGATGACCTTCACTGTGAAACTTACAAAGTTTGATGACACTAAAAAGGTTCAGCTCATCAAGGAAATCAAGAGTCTTCTTCCAAATATGAATCTTGTCCAG gcCAAAAAGTTTGTAGAGAGTGCACCTCAGGTAGTGAAGGCAGATATTCCAAAGGATGAAGCTGAAAAACTGAAAGAGGCTCTTGCAGCTGTTGGAGGAGAAGTTGAAATAGAAtaa
- the LOC112562578 gene encoding translation machinery-associated protein 16-like, whose product MPKSQKTKSEKVIHPYSRKALQAERRYSHDKRLSKARKERSSKLDILAEKLKWFHDHLDDREVYTKSELFDMVENFRKRFDEELQQISIVHSVGTRKSKQYAPREAAIQITKEMENNEFESVGIEVPDFLNKANLLAFRNWNGEMKYVQNFKLRKISTNDRQKMEATENGVTKIDS is encoded by the coding sequence ATGCCGAAAAGTCAGAAAACAAAATCGGAGAAAGTTATACATCCGTACAGTAGAAAGGCATTACAAGCAGAAAGGCGATACAGTCATGATAAACGACTTTCAAAAGCCAGAAAGGAACGCTCGTCTAAATTGGACATCTTGGCAGAAAAACTAAAATGGTTCCACGACCATCTAGATGACAGAGAGGTGTACACTAAATCAGAACTTTTTGATATGGTGGAGAATTTTAGAAAGCGTTTTGATGAGGAGTTGCAGCAGATATCTATCGTTCACAGTGTCGGAACAAGAAAATCGAAACAGTATGCTCCTCGCGAAGCAGCCATACAGATtacaaaagaaatggaaaacaacGAATTCGAAAGCGTTGGTATAGAAGTTCCAGACTTCCTAAACAAGGCAAATCTTCTAGCCTTCAGAAACTGGAACGGTGAGATGAAATATGTGCAGAATTTCAAATTGAGGAAAATTAGCACAAATGACAGACAAAAGATGGAGGCCACAGAAAATGGTGTCACAAAAATCGATTCATGA
- the LOC112562557 gene encoding proliferating cell nuclear antigen-like: MFEARLVQGSLWKKILEATKDLLNEAIYDCTSTGISLQAMDSSHVSLVSLNLRSDGFDTYRCDRNLSMGINLPSMAKILKCAGNDDIITIKAGDNADTVTFVFESPNQEKVSDYEMKLIDLDTEHLGIPDTEYSCVVKMPSAEFQRICRDLSQIGDSVVISCTKEGVKFSASGDLGTGNVKLAQTTSTDKEEEAVIVEMNQAVCLTFALRYLNFFTKATALSPQVTLSMSQDVPLVVEYKIADMGYLRFYLAPKIEDQDGE, translated from the exons ATGTTCGAGGCACGACTTGTTCAAGGATCTTTGTGGAAAAAGATTTTAGAAGCGACAAAAGATCTCCTCAATGAAGCAATTTACGATTGCACAAGCACAGGAATCAGTCTTCAAGCTATGGACAGTTCACACGTTAGTTTGGTGTCCTTAAACTTGCGGAGCGATGGATTTGATACCTACAGATGTGACAGAAACTTGTCCATGGGCATTAATTTGCCGAG CATGGCAAAAATACTGAAATGCGCTGGCAACGATGACATTATCACCATCAAGGCCGGCGATAATGCTGACACAGTTACATTTGTCTTTGAATCGCCAA atCAAGAGAAGGTGTCAGACTATGAGATGAAGCTGATTGATCTTGACACAGAACATCTTGGCATTCCA GACACCGAGTACAGCTGCGTAGTGAAAATGCCATCTGCTGAGTTTCAACGTATCTGCCGTGACCTTAGTCAAATTGGTGACTCTGTTGTCATCTCGTGTACTAAGGAAGGAGTCAAGTTTTCTGCCAGTGGAGACCTTGGGACAG GAAACGTCAAACTTGCCCAGACAACAAGTACAGACAAAGAAGAGGAAGCTGTTATTGTAGAGATGAATCAGGCTGTTTGTTTGACATTTGCACTCAGATACTTGAATTTTTTCACCAAGGCAACTGCTTTATCTCCACAGGTGACATTATCTATGTCACAGGATGTACCACTGG tggtgGAGTACAAAATTGCTGACATGGGATACTTGAGGTTTTACCTTGCCCCTAAAATTGAGGACCAGGATGGAGAATAA